From Streptosporangiales bacterium, one genomic window encodes:
- the lnt gene encoding apolipoprotein N-acyltransferase — MSSEPRRPGELRPPIRIALAATAGALTLLTMPPRGLWLFLPAGIALLTLAVHGASWRARLLVGATAGATFFGPGLFWLTSFNAIGYVAVVAVEAGLFAGAMILVPGRHRGWWTVPAALVLLETVRARFPFGGLPLPGLALGQVDGPFAAAAGLGGSLLVAALPAVAGTALVAPILARRRALAVATAVLTASLPLGAGAMLPTRQTGSLDVAVVQGGGPRGIPAIRSDPSQVTERHFAASNQITNTPDLVLWPESAVYVEQPVARSPQGARLSALARRLDTTLVAGVIEDDGDRFRNAAVGWDPDGALRGRYEKVHRVPFGEYIPLRGLFELLSDDTAFVPRDAVPGRGPGMLETDAGPLGVVISYEVFFSDRARAAANAGGRVLLVPTNAASYTTDEVPSMEVAAARLRARELNQAVLQAAPTGYSAVILPDGRVIEQSGLERRAVLSARVPLQEQRTPYTRTGDWPVVTLAVVALLLGALTGRHSTSSNDPSRRRVAFRQRA; from the coding sequence ATGTCCAGCGAGCCCAGGCGACCTGGCGAGTTACGCCCACCGATCCGCATCGCGCTGGCGGCAACCGCGGGGGCGCTGACGCTCCTCACCATGCCGCCACGGGGGCTCTGGCTGTTCCTCCCCGCGGGCATTGCGCTGCTCACGCTCGCCGTGCACGGTGCGAGCTGGCGCGCTCGACTTCTCGTGGGCGCAACAGCGGGAGCGACGTTCTTCGGACCGGGACTGTTCTGGCTCACCTCGTTCAATGCGATCGGCTACGTCGCCGTGGTGGCCGTCGAGGCCGGCCTCTTCGCAGGCGCCATGATCCTCGTGCCGGGGCGCCACCGAGGTTGGTGGACCGTGCCGGCCGCTCTCGTCCTGCTCGAGACCGTACGCGCCCGGTTCCCGTTCGGCGGGCTCCCCCTTCCAGGCCTCGCCCTGGGACAGGTCGACGGACCCTTCGCCGCCGCCGCGGGGCTCGGCGGTTCTCTGCTCGTCGCGGCGTTACCAGCCGTAGCGGGTACGGCCTTGGTGGCGCCGATTCTGGCGCGACGTCGAGCATTGGCAGTCGCGACCGCGGTGCTCACGGCCTCACTCCCGTTGGGAGCGGGCGCGATGCTGCCGACCCGGCAGACGGGGTCGCTCGATGTCGCCGTCGTGCAGGGTGGCGGCCCACGGGGCATCCCCGCGATTCGCAGCGACCCGAGCCAGGTCACGGAGCGACACTTCGCAGCGAGCAATCAGATAACGAATACACCCGATCTGGTGCTGTGGCCGGAGAGCGCCGTCTACGTCGAGCAGCCCGTCGCCCGATCGCCGCAGGGAGCAAGGTTGTCGGCGCTTGCTCGACGACTGGACACCACCCTGGTCGCCGGGGTGATCGAGGACGACGGAGATCGCTTCCGCAACGCCGCGGTCGGATGGGACCCGGACGGAGCGCTGCGCGGCCGGTACGAGAAGGTGCACCGGGTGCCGTTCGGCGAGTACATTCCGTTGCGAGGCCTGTTCGAGCTCCTGTCGGACGACACCGCGTTCGTCCCGCGCGATGCGGTCCCTGGACGTGGCCCAGGGATGCTCGAGACAGACGCCGGACCACTCGGTGTAGTGATCTCCTACGAGGTCTTCTTCTCCGACCGCGCCCGTGCAGCTGCCAACGCCGGGGGGCGTGTGCTGCTCGTGCCGACGAACGCGGCCTCGTACACCACCGACGAGGTTCCCTCGATGGAGGTGGCCGCGGCCAGACTGAGGGCCCGCGAACTCAATCAGGCCGTCCTCCAGGCGGCACCCACCGGATACTCGGCGGTGATCCTTCCCGACGGGCGCGTCATCGAGCAGAGCGGCCTCGAGCGGCGGGCCGTACTCAGCGCGCGAGTCCCGCTACAGGAGCAACGCACCCCCTACACGCGGACCGGCGACTGGCCCGTCGTGACCCTGGCCGTCGTAGCACTGCTCCTGGGTGCGCTCACGGGGCGTCACTCCACGTCATCGAACGATCCGTCGCGTCGTCGCGTGGCCTTCCGGCAGCGCGCCTGA
- a CDS encoding BlaI/MecI/CopY family transcriptional regulator, whose translation MRAFGELEAAVMNQLWSFGRPVPVREVLEALRVDRDLAYTTVLTVMDKLYKKGWLRREPSGRAHVYEPVASRDAYTARLMRSALSTSPNHAAAFVHFLSELTPEESEALRDALRIVPPEHRP comes from the coding sequence ATGCGGGCCTTCGGTGAGCTGGAGGCTGCGGTGATGAACCAGTTGTGGTCCTTCGGGCGCCCCGTGCCCGTACGCGAGGTCCTGGAGGCACTTCGTGTGGATCGCGACCTCGCCTACACCACGGTGTTGACCGTGATGGACAAGCTGTACAAGAAGGGCTGGTTGCGACGCGAACCTTCCGGCCGAGCACACGTCTACGAGCCCGTCGCATCCCGCGACGCGTACACGGCAAGGCTCATGCGCAGCGCCCTCTCCACCAGTCCGAACCATGCGGCGGCGTTCGTGCATTTCCTGTCCGAGCTGACACCCGAGGAGTCCGAGGCGCTCCGGGACGCGCTTCGGATCGTCCCGCCGGAGCACCGACCATGA
- a CDS encoding methyltransferase domain-containing protein: MPRSGSRRPAERLGYPTRDAIVGAQYDSVDAATGYATSHEGWGPPARYFHSRLHVVDEALRQSPGGDLLDIGCGPGILLRHLLDTRAGDFRLTGGDRSRTMVKVAGERVADETDARVTEARIESMPLPDASFDVAIAMGVLEYSDVPRGLSETARVVRPGGLVLVTMLNPRSPYRLFEWIVYWPALRLLGRVERLLRVAPERRHGARVSGIRAIPAARLCRKMRDVGLVPHDVVYYDLTPLVPPLDRIARRWARRWRAHPETTVSRGRRRWMGTAYLVAARRIQRRT; the protein is encoded by the coding sequence ATGCCACGATCTGGATCGAGACGACCAGCAGAGCGTCTCGGATATCCGACACGCGACGCCATCGTCGGTGCACAGTACGACAGCGTGGACGCAGCGACCGGCTACGCCACGTCGCATGAGGGTTGGGGTCCACCGGCACGGTACTTCCACTCCCGCCTTCACGTCGTGGACGAGGCCCTGCGGCAGTCTCCCGGTGGGGACCTTCTCGACATCGGCTGCGGTCCCGGCATCCTGCTACGTCATCTCCTCGACACACGCGCCGGCGACTTCCGTCTCACCGGAGGTGACCGGTCACGCACCATGGTGAAGGTAGCCGGAGAGAGGGTCGCCGATGAGACCGACGCCCGGGTGACGGAGGCGCGCATCGAGAGCATGCCCCTTCCGGACGCGAGCTTCGACGTCGCCATTGCCATGGGTGTGCTGGAGTACTCCGATGTCCCGCGCGGGCTGAGTGAGACGGCCCGCGTCGTCAGGCCTGGCGGTCTCGTTCTGGTGACGATGCTCAACCCGCGCAGTCCCTACCGTCTCTTCGAGTGGATCGTCTACTGGCCGGCACTCCGCCTGCTCGGTCGCGTCGAGCGCCTGCTCCGAGTCGCGCCGGAGCGGCGACATGGTGCCCGGGTCTCCGGCATCCGTGCGATCCCGGCGGCAAGGCTCTGTCGCAAGATGCGCGACGTTGGGCTGGTGCCGCACGACGTGGTCTACTACGACCTCACGCCACTCGTGCCGCCGCTCGACAGGATCGCGCGACGGTGGGCGCGGCGCTGGCGCGCACACCCGGAGACGACAGTGAGCCGTGGCCGTCGGCGCTGGATGGGTACGGCATATCTCGTTGCGGCTCGCCGTATACAGCGACGGACATGA
- a CDS encoding M48 family metalloprotease, with product MTISTVLLGYATVLAVAGPRVLTGSGWVDRAPNLAIALWQAITASVLAAAVLAALSLAVPAVGAGASVASLIDACLVALRGHYSDVGQPVVAVSAFIAALALCAWTVGHLVHGFVGALRERRLHVDMLAPIAQHDPSLGALVVEHDRPLAYCMPGRVHRIVVTSAVIERLDSEQLAAVLAHERAHLSCRHHLAVTAADALARAFPFVPLFRAAAGEVAHCVELAADDVAATRHDRQVIAAAVLSIAGEPVPGGALGAAGRRIARRVLRMIAQHQPLGRIARTATATVIVGLLAFPGFVAAHPAIAAALDRHCPIPF from the coding sequence ATGACCATCTCGACGGTCCTCTTGGGCTACGCCACCGTCCTTGCGGTGGCGGGCCCTCGAGTTCTGACCGGATCGGGCTGGGTCGATCGTGCCCCCAACCTCGCCATCGCGCTGTGGCAGGCGATCACGGCGTCCGTATTGGCGGCCGCCGTGCTGGCGGCGCTGTCCCTTGCGGTACCGGCAGTCGGTGCCGGAGCGAGCGTGGCCAGCCTGATCGACGCCTGTCTCGTGGCGTTACGGGGCCACTACTCCGACGTGGGTCAGCCGGTCGTCGCGGTGAGCGCGTTCATCGCCGCGCTTGCGTTGTGCGCATGGACGGTGGGCCATCTCGTTCACGGATTCGTCGGCGCGCTTCGTGAAAGGCGTCTCCACGTCGACATGCTGGCACCGATCGCTCAGCACGATCCCTCTCTTGGTGCCCTTGTCGTCGAGCACGACCGCCCCCTCGCCTACTGCATGCCGGGTCGAGTCCATCGCATCGTCGTGACGAGCGCGGTCATCGAGAGGCTCGACTCCGAGCAGCTTGCCGCCGTGCTGGCGCACGAACGCGCGCACCTCTCCTGCCGTCACCATCTTGCCGTCACCGCGGCGGACGCACTCGCCCGCGCCTTCCCCTTCGTCCCGCTCTTTCGCGCGGCTGCCGGTGAGGTCGCTCATTGCGTCGAGCTCGCCGCCGACGACGTCGCCGCCACACGGCACGACCGTCAGGTCATCGCCGCCGCCGTGCTGTCCATCGCGGGCGAGCCTGTTCCCGGCGGTGCGCTCGGAGCGGCGGGACGGAGAATCGCTCGACGAGTGCTCCGGATGATCGCCCAACACCAGCCCCTCGGTCGCATCGCGCGTACGGCCACTGCCACCGTCATCGTCGGCCTGCTGGCGTTTCCCGGATTCGTCGCGGCCCACCCGGCTATCGCGGCGGCGTTGGATCGCCATTGTCCGATACCTTTCTGA
- a CDS encoding DUF2752 domain-containing protein, producing MSADTGESSPPRPPVPVRVAWESIDRHRGLTLLAIGGLVVGGLMAVLGLPPIDMHGPLHRWFGIMDPLCGGTRGVSYAIRGDWRLAWAYNPASIPLVVGAVVLVVRRLVGMVSGRWLNVWFLLPRRVAIPLFGVLLVALEINQQLHAPLLMGP from the coding sequence ATGAGCGCCGATACGGGCGAATCGTCCCCACCACGCCCACCAGTGCCCGTCAGGGTGGCGTGGGAGTCGATCGACCGGCACCGTGGCCTGACGCTCCTCGCCATCGGCGGACTGGTGGTCGGCGGCCTGATGGCGGTACTCGGACTTCCACCGATCGACATGCACGGCCCACTCCACCGCTGGTTCGGGATCATGGATCCGCTCTGTGGCGGCACACGCGGCGTGAGCTACGCGATTCGAGGCGATTGGCGACTCGCTTGGGCGTACAACCCGGCAAGCATCCCCCTCGTGGTCGGAGCAGTCGTTCTCGTGGTTCGCCGGCTCGTCGGCATGGTGAGCGGTCGCTGGCTCAACGTATGGTTCCTGCTGCCTCGGCGGGTGGCGATCCCGTTGTTCGGCGTGCTTCTCGTCGCGCTGGAGATCAACCAGCAGCTCCACGCACCCCTGCTGATGGGCCCATGA